tcaccaaatacacctattAATGAACTTATTGCACTATATATACCCCCTATTTTGAACTACTTGTTCCAAATACCCAATTGGCTTTGTTGAATTAGCTTCTAACAACTAGATTTCTGAACCCTAAAAAACTAAATATAGCCATTATGTTCTTTGTGCTTATAAAAGTATATTTCTTCACATAAATTCTTCATTTttccctctttttcttttgtaaTATTCTTCTAACTTGCCATGAGTTCTCATTCAAAAACCAAATCCTCTCCCATCACAAATTTATCATGCATAGAGTTCCAAACAAAAATTGCTATTGTGGGAGAATGGTTGCCGTAAGGAGCTAGGAAACGACTAAAATCCACAAAAGCTTTACTATATGTGCGATCCATGTGACAATTTCAAAGCTCGAAAACGACTAAAAATCCACAAAAGTTTTACTATATGTGCGATCCATGTGACAATTTCAAGTGGTGCAAAGGATATGCTGAGCAGAAACATAAAGAAGTGCATAACAAGGGAAGCAGAGATGAACATGGGCATGAAGTAAACAGGGGAATGCACGAAGAATACAAGCAATTGATGAAGAAGATGACATAGCAGAAATAATAAATCAATTTAGCAATAAAAATAGGAGTATTAATGTTAGCATTTCGATTTTTCTAGCAATGAAGTAGAGAAGTTTGTAAcaaatttaaagcaataaacatgGATTTTATTCCACAAATACTTGCTTTTGTAAAGTCTTTGCATAGTATCTTTACAAAAACCACTCACTAATTTGTATGTGCACAAATGCCACTGAAACTGCATAAAAACTTATTGTTTACGCATTGGCTTGCTCACAAAAACTGATTCTAACCAACTATGCACCTAACTGACTCACTGATGTTAACTTTGTGCACCTACACTTTACAAAAAATGAGTCCAACACATGGTCAGACATCAAGCAGCTGTCTATGACCTCTTCCTAGACTTTGAGGCCCCTTTGAAGTAATTGATTATGTTGTAGGTCCCTTTGAAATACTTTCTCCTATTGCAGGTCCCTTTGAATTACTTGCTCCTGTTGCAGGCCTCTTTGAAGTACTTGATCCCGTTGCAGCTGCTCCTCCACTCTTACATGTCCTTGAATTGTGATCAACTTCTTTGCACTTCTCACATTTGACAGAGCTATTCCTCTTCCCCTTCTTGGGTTCATTTCCCCcccctctctttctcttcttagtAGGTATGCTGCTGCTCTTTTAATGATTGAAGGTTGAATGGTAGGGAGAACAAAAGCAAGTCACTGAGTTGGATTTAACATGGGGTGAATGTGGTCGATTTGAAGAAAGGGGAGACAAAATCATTAGGTTTGAGCCAAAGGCTGACTTATGATATACAACCAAAGGCTCAAAGAACCTAACGGCTATATTTAGTTCTTTAGGGTTCAGAATAGTAGTCGTTAGAAGCTAATTATCTATgtctatatatattattaaaactccaaggcACTTCATGTCATGTCGCCATATGTCCCGATGACTTGGTAAGTGACATGGTGATGTCGCCATGTCATATGCACATTATTGTTTATTGTGTTCTCACAAAAAATGTTGTCATGCATCATCGAACTCATGACCTCTCACATGTTAATGCAAAGTTTTATCCATCACTCCACAATATACTTATGactttaaaacaatttaaaaagaGAAAATTTGTTCTTATGTATGTATAAAATTTAATGCCCAAATTTATGTTTATGTAAGTATAAAAATTTAATGCCAAAATTGATGTATTTGAGTAACAATTTATGATAACaatttttttcttcatttttattcactaaaaaaaatactataAAACTATTGGAGTTAACATAGAAaataatataagaaaataatgTTGCACTTTCTTTTAGCTAATAAAGTGTGTTATTTTTCCTTCCAAAATGTACTGCGACTTTGTATCTCAATGTACAATTATAACTTCAAAAATTTCTAAGTTATAATAATAGTACAGAAACTAAAGTTTTACACAAATAATGTAAGTTACTCAAAATTTTTGTTTACCGATGGTAGGTTTTATTCTTAAACTGCATATATAATGAAATTCATGATATTCTCAAACTGAATatacaaataaatttataagtGAATTTAAAATGGGTAAAAGAAACTCAAAATATCCGACACTCTGGGGCATCGCTCGATCCACTGACTAGTTCAACACTTTAAAATCCagttataaacatgacttaacggaacTCTAACAGACcatgaaaatgaggggtatttggtgcacttAAGTTTAAATAAGGGTATATAGAAAACATAAAGGGTATTTGATGCATTGCGTGAAATCTAAAAGATATTTTAGGGAAAAATACCctaaatgaataaataaataaaacccaCTTCGTACCTTTATAAAAATAGTTACTTCGTATTCTTATTACATTGTCTTAGTTGTTTCACTCTTGGTGAAGTACGTGACCATTAATCATAGAATgagcaaaaggtcttgcgcacataaggtgtacaataaatttattgtacaccaatataacttttatgcagttttttttgtaactttaacctagtttttttataacttttatattataaaaaaagttgatagattaacattttaaatggttaaatgattaatactatacattattagtgattttgaagaaataattttattaaaatgaaacaaTTTATCACTGAAAATAAATagcttttacatatataaaagtAAATTTCAAGCATTTTGAATCAACTTTTAATCCAatatacaatatttattatatacCACTTGTAAATAAAAATTTGGGTAGAATGAGAGATATGAAGTTATAAAAACCAAGTGAGGTGCACCCAAAATAAAGGCATAAGTGCACAAAACATTAGTACACCAGATGGCAGATAGTCGTGGACTCGTGGTATGGAAATATTTTGGTATTTTTTAATCTTTTTCTCCAAAAAGCAATCTCTTTATCGGTTTTTCTCCAATAGTCTAAGGTAATATTCCAACTTGCATTTACCTCCATGGATCCATATTACGGAGTACCAACTTACAATACCAAGTATGAATATAGGATAATATGATATGAGTATCATCACCGACCATCAATTTCACAAAATTTCTCAATTCCTTGGCAAACCAAAAATTAGCGTCTGAAGAACAAGGTAAATATGACAAGGATACTATGTCCGAAATTAGTTGTCATATtagggctccgtttggtagggcgtaaaacgttttcatgtaaaatggttttccatgaaaaacatttttcaagggaaaatacaatttcaaactagttttGCTTTATTTGGTAGCTTAAAGGAAAATagaagaagatggtgaagattgaagggaagaaaggagagggaggtaaagagtaaagaaggaaaagtggtttccctcattttcaaatggaaaagggttttccacctttgagggagtaatggaaaattgttttccatcccttacccaaccaaacaacgtaaaataattgaaaaggggaaaatcgttttccatgaaaacgttttacgccctaccaaacggagcctagatCAACAAAATCATTGAGACACggttttcaaattttaagaatatATGTAATACAGAGTGAAACACCAACATCCCGCGCTGTGTAAAGACCAGACAAGCAAAGGTCACTGAACAAGTTTGATGACATCAACTGTAtctaacatacttgcaaaaccTTGAAATACAGCATATTATGGGCTtaattccaaaaattaaaacgaaaccaGATAAACAACTCTTATAAAAACTTGACTATAACCCAGAATTCCTAGCAAAAAAGATCAAAATACACATGTTACCTTTTAAACAGGAAGAATGAGAGTCATCTGAAGATTCTATAGATACAATCCTCGTAACTTTTACAGCGAGTAAACCTATTGCACCACTTCagataaatccaacatcacaacaATACTTGGATTGTCCTTGTGAACGACGCCTTGTTTCAGAAGCATTCTATGTTATGAGAGCACAAGGTTGAACACGGACAGAAATATTCCAGTGTAGCTAATCATTCATAATGCAAGAAGCCCTTTTCTCCTAAATATGATGCTACTTTCCCGGCCATATCAATTGGTGTAGGGCAGATACCGTCCGCCATTTTCAATTCTATCTGTCAAAAGTACACACCACATAACTACAAGGGTAGAAGCAAAGATTCCAGGTAGGACTTGGGAGATTTGGAAATATGTTGGACTCTATTCAATCGAAAATAATTGGTGCAGTAACTAAGGACATACTCCGTACCTCACAATTCAATGGCGGCTCGTAAGGGTCATCGATTCCAGTAAAACCTGCAACCCATGCACTATTTAGTACATAGTAACAATTTACGAACTAGTTCTTAAAACCAATACTACCAAATCCTTTGTTTTAGAGAAAGATAACCTTTTCTCCTCTATTTTTAGTTGTACAACTTTGACTTTTGCACTTTTACCCTTTTTTTCCTTCTACTAGACAGAAACATCATtatcaaatgtttcttcgtatTGGATTTTTCACGATGTATATTTTCAAAAGATCaactttttgtaatttttactgATAGATAAAGATGACCAATGAGGCGGGTTGGTTTGGTGGATTGTGGGTCGGGGATAGTTGACACACGATCAACACAGTGAAAGTCAAGTGGGTCGGGTCGTGGGTTGTGTCGGAAAAAATGGACACAATACGTGATGGGTTGTGCGGGTCGAGTGGGTCTAATGAGTTTTGTGGTTCGGATAGGTTGTCGGGCTAGATGTGGCCCCGATGGGTCAAATGTGTTTGGTGGGTTTAGACGTTTTTGGGGGGCTGATGTGGGTCCGGTGGATCTGGACATTATTTAAGCATTTAAATAAATTACAAAATTCATACGAACTTCAATTAATTATTCTTTATGTTATTGACATACTCACATATATGtagttaaaatatatattaacaataaaattaaaatttattagcCTTTTAACATACAAAATAGTTTAAATTAGGATGGCGGGTCGGGTAGGTCAAAGGGGTTAGGTGGGGTGGGTTCGTGTGTCGTGTGGGCTGTCTTCATGTGTGGGGTACTTGGGTGGGTCGGGTGTGCCGTAGTGAGTTGTGTATGGTTGTGTAATTGGGTAGAGTGGGTCGAAATGGGTTGTGTTGAAAAACTCGACTCACAACACATAAAAAAATACTATCTAGGTTGGGCGGGTTGTGTCATGGGTCATAAGTGGGTCCAACCCATGTAACCCACTACACGTTGTGTCAGGGTGGGTTGGGCCAAACCCGGCCCACTGGCCATCTCCACTGATAGACAGTTGAAGGTATTTttaatggtcaaagttgtaTTTCGGAAGTCGGAGGCCTTGGAATCAAAATATGGTGGTAGAAGTAACTTGAGTAATCATAAAGCACAAAAGTTTTGCCTTATCAAGAGATATGcatgaaaataacaaaaaatgaGAACCTTTAATCTTTCCAGCACGCGCAAGCTTGTACAACCCTTTGACATCTCTTTCTTCACAAACTTCTAAGGGCATGTTCATGAAAACCTGAAGATATACCATGTTAACAGCTCATCTTGAGAGAAATATAACCAAGTTCCACACAGAAGGTAGTCATAGAACACCTCAATGAAACTTCCGTCAGGCAACATTCCACGACAAGCATCACGGTCTTTTCTGTAGGGAGATATCAGACTTGCTATACAAATCAAGCCAGCATCTGCAAATAGCTTACCAACCTCCCCTGCAACATTAGTTATAACTAAATTAGGTCCCGCACACGCAcggatattttaaaattattttttgagcatttttttacaaaatatttaactgaattaTACCTCCAAGCTACTGCAGTGAACATACTTATTTATTCATCTGATATAAAACTTCGCTCTACTGcatattacatgttttatatgcttaatatgctaatttgacttAAATATTCGATAtgcttaatatgctaatttgaccaaaatattaagttaatatatttttcattatatTAATATACCGGTTTGACtgaaatattaccaaaaaaaattagcaaattattattacgttatatctattatttccataatttataaaccaaTATTTTTTTCCGCAcattaacagtttataaaaagtatagataaaaacaaaaataaaacagatacttCTTAGGAAAATGGTTTTTGGCGAAAAAATTTTACACCGAGAACTGAcatgtctgttttagtataaagttACAGAGTACAGCTTTTGGAAACACCATCCTTTAATGATTATGTAGAGCAGGTTCAAGTGGAACATAGTCCAAATGTCCAATATATCACTCATGAGTCATCACTCTCATAATTAAGTTCTCTTTCTCAAGCGTTCTACACTATTCCTTTCTCTTCGGAGAACATTCCGTTTCTTTCAAATTATATTTTCGACACATGACATATTGCTTATTCCTCATTTGAGATTGAACCTATTTCTTATAATTGTATACCTATTGACAGGGAGAACAGCAAAGTGTGCATGTAACTTGCAATTATGAGTTCTATAATCTAGACACGCAAAAGTAACTTATTTGGAGTAGATAATTTGAAGGACGGGTGAAGGATAAACGGTTCAAAAACAGATCAAGAGGCAAAAGCATGGATTCCAAGGGCTTAATGTTTGTTGTAGTTGACTTCAAAGGTGAAGGATTAAAAAGGAATTTGAATCCTCCGGACAATATCAACTTTCATTCCTATTGTCTTCCCTTGTTGCCACAACCCTTTGTACCAGCAACATAATCCCAACAGTAAGTAATATGGTTGAGCTAGAAATACAATGTTACAATGAGTATCAGATGATATGGATGTTGAATCAAATAAGTGAATCAACTCCAGAAACAAAAGTGTAAAATGTGTAACATCCATAAACTTGAGAAGTAAAACATCCAGTGAAATCAGATACTTACCAACTCTGCGTATGTTTTCAGTACGGTCCTCCGCGGAAAAGCCAAGATTCTTGTTTAAACCATGCCTAAGATTGTCTCCATCGAGAACATAAGATAGCTTCCCCCTTGAATGCAGTTCTCTACCTAACGAGCAAGCTAGCGTGCTTTTTCCTGCCCTCACACAAGAAACACAAGTAACTTAATAGAACCACAATATTCATAGCTTTAACTGAATTCAATTATTCTGATTTGCTACAAAGCTTCCCTCTTTTAAGATGCATGGACTAAGTAGAAACTCCATACAGGAATGGAAACTATTATCTCTTCCACAAGCTGGGTCATTATATTCCATTTTAGAGTATTGTAACAATATCAATAGTATATTCATGGAAGTCAATCAAGTCTCTAACATCAGTAATATGTTCACCTTGCTAAACTTTTTACTTAATTCTGTTGGCATCCGATCACCTCTGAGTTCTGACCCAACCAAAATGACCTAAACCGTATCAGAAAGATTCAGACTAAAAGAATGTATATCATACTAAATCAAATCTTAAGATTCGAGCTAGATCAACTTATCTCGGATGAAGAGAACATGACAGGCCACGTACGTTTCACTTTTTCGGAAACTGAACACTTTTTCAAGTTCGAACTAAATCAAATCACACCCAACACCCCAGACAAGAAAAAATAGACTACACTATATCTTGTTTAAGAAATTACTCAGAACAAACCAGAAAGATACAAACCACACTAGACCCACTTGACCTTAAAACACTTACAATAGATCACCTTATTTGAGAGGAGAATATAACCCAAATGAACCACTAGAAAAAAGATACTTCAGAAACTAGTAGTAAACCAACAATTGAACAATACTGAATTAAGCACCAATCAATCTATCAAGGTCCTAAATTATCAAGGTTTACCCATCTATCAAGGTTTACCTAAATTTTCAATACCAAGATTCCTGAGGTAATCAAAAGTTAAGATTGCAATGTAAAATGGGCAAGGAAAGGCCCTAAATTGTCCAAAATAGAAAATACCGAAAATGTGCAACAAAATCATGCAAAATAAAGAGGGCAAGCAATAACAAATTAACAAGAAATATATACCTGATCCACTGAGACCAGTTATCCAGACAACACATCCCTTCTGATTAAGTAGCTTTTGCCTATCAATATTTCCAACTGCACACTCATGCCAGAAAATATTTGTCGAGTTTCCCACAGTAGACATGAGAAAAATCACTTATTCCCTATTGGAATGCAAAAGTATATCAATGGTTAGACACACAATTTCCACCACATCAATACAGGGTTTATAATCGAAAGAACAGGACATGGGCTGTAATTAGAAAGTGGCAAGGAATCAGAAATTTTGTCGAATGCCAAAGCTGGAGGAGAAGCACAATCAAACAAAAGTCAATCAACTTTGTGGCAATATCATGTAAGCGTGCACAAACCAGATTAAATCTCTCATCATTCACTTCCTATCAATTACGAATTCAGAACATTGCAGCACAAAAACGCCTAAAGTATTCAACTTCGGGTACAAGAAGAAAGGGCACTCAGAAATAGTCAGAACAttctaatacgaagtattacaATCAAACGAaaccttcaaaacaaaaaaaaccagaACCCCTCCTCTTGCAACAATATaatatttaaaacaatgcaGAATCCCCATCTTCATTTAATATTTATAACAATGCAGAATCCCCATCCTCATTCACAACTTCACAATGGCCGACCTATTGCGGTCAGTGAAGCCTTTTTTCTATTTACCTAGACATGCTCACTACATTAACTCAGGAGCTGAGCATATATACCAATGCAGACAATTGGAATGCCTTCATCAGGTTTCCACAAATTATGCATGATCTCATAAATCTTCCTGCAACCCAATACACAAAGATTATTCTTATCCATGAACAAACCCATTTATAGTTgtttcaattaattttttttatttttttcaaaaattacaaaaatctgATCAATACCCAGTCACGAATTCATAATCAAAGTGATAAAACACAACAATAGTCATACAAATAAGCCTATTCAATAACCCAATTAACAAACAATTGCAGGGAAAAAACACATTTGCATCAactaaaatcaaaacaaattgaTTCAAcaatcatcaataacataataaaatCAAA
This genomic stretch from Spinacia oleracea cultivar Varoflay chromosome 3, BTI_SOV_V1, whole genome shotgun sequence harbors:
- the LOC110788041 gene encoding adenylyl-sulfate kinase 3, whose product is MSTVGNSTNIFWHECAVGNIDRQKLLNQKGCVVWITGLSGSGKSTLACSLGRELHSRGKLSYVLDGDNLRHGLNKNLGFSAEDRTENIRRVGEVGKLFADAGLICIASLISPYRKDRDACRGMLPDGSFIEVFMNMPLEVCEERDVKGLYKLARAGKIKGFTGIDDPYEPPLNCEIELKMADGICPTPIDMAGKVASYLGEKGFLHYE